From a single Penaeus vannamei isolate JL-2024 chromosome 25, ASM4276789v1, whole genome shotgun sequence genomic region:
- the LOC138866410 gene encoding uncharacterized protein — MDDLKLFAKDRDQIDSLVNTVRIFSEDIRMEFGLSKCGVLITERGKVVESDGLRMPDGAMMRNIEESGYKYLGVLEMDGIKHDQMKDQVRKEYTRRVRNTLKSKLNGGNIISAINSRAASVVSLWPDVICEGGARNTPVRQERLRDQLLNTDHTPQYDGGRGLLGVEDRVQAEVNSLDKYLRASEENMMKEVNSSILENKKHRQSREDIQKRNLRKRVYGEDMDSNCRVCSAAEETVAHIVSECQKLAQKEYQQVIRWKLSCPFDTRIEKKEEEKCNNYCDL, encoded by the exons ATGGACGACTTGAAATTATTCGCAAAAGATAGAGATCAAATTGATAGTTTAGTAAATACAGTCAGAATATTCTCAGAAGATATAAGGATGGAGTTTGGATTGTCTAAATGTGGAGTGCTAAtcacagaaagaggaaaagtagtTGAAAGCGATGGCCTCCGCATGCCAGATGGTGCAATGATGAGAAATATTGAGGAAAGTGGATACAAGTATCTTGGTGTCTTGGAAATGGATGGAATAAAGCATGATCAAATGAAAGATCAAGTAAGGAAAGAATATACCAGAAGGGTCAGAAACACATTGAAATCAAAGTTAAACGGAGGAAATATAATCTCAGCCATTAATTCAAGAGCGGCATCAGTTGTCAG CTTAtggccagatgtcatctgtgaaggaggagcccgaaacactcctgtgaggcaggagaggcttagagaccaa ctactgaatactg accacactccacaatatGATGGTGGAAGAGGCTTGCTTGGCGTTGAAGATCGTGTGCAGGCAGAAGTCAACAGTCTTGATAAGTACTTACGCGCGTCAGAAGAAAACATGATGAAGGAAGTAAACAGCAGTATTCTTGAGAACAAGAAGCATAGGCAGAGCAGAGAGGATATACAGAAAA ggaatttgaggaaaagagtctatggagaggatatggattcaaatTGTAGAGTGTGTAGTGCTGCAGAAGAAACAGTGGCACATATTGTGTCAGAATgccagaaactagcacagaaggaaTACCAACAAGTGATACGCTGGAAATTAT CATGCCCATTTGACACTCgcattgaaaagaaagaagaagaaaagtgcaacAATTACTGCGACTTGTAA